A single region of the Leptodactylus fuscus isolate aLepFus1 chromosome 5, aLepFus1.hap2, whole genome shotgun sequence genome encodes:
- the LOC142204331 gene encoding olfactory receptor 5G9-like yields the protein MDIFDPENNVTKVTEFFLVGFQCSQSVRFTLFCLLLVVYCGTICGNLLIITLVSTSKILHTPMYFFISQLSISDILLTTDIVPNMLQILFHNGATITFIECMTQLYFFGAAEASECLLLTVMSYDRYVAICNPLRYTSIMTSKFSMKLIVICWSVGFFITLVDVTTTSMLTFCEPNIIDHFFCDILYLLEIACSDTSIIRLEVSVLSTPIVVIPTIIIIVSYTYIIVTILRIPSSTGRQKAFSTCSSHLIVVSIFYGTLFSVYIVPTRRQTMTISKILSLLYTVLTPLVNPIIYSLRNEVVWKAVQGTILRHIIHCNHP from the exons ATGGATATATTTGAT CCGGAGAATAATGTAACTAAAGTTACAGAATTTTTCCTTGTAGGATTCCAGTGTAGCCAGAGTGTAAGATTTACATTGTTCTGTCTTCTCCTGGTGGTTTACTGTgggacaatatgtgggaacctcctgatcatcaccctggtgtccaccagtaagatcctccacaccccaatgtacttcttcatctcacaactctccatcagtgacatcttactgaccacagatattgtccccaacATGCTCCAGATTCTGTTCCATAATGGGGCGACCATTACTTTTATTGAGTGTATGACTCAGCTTTATTTCTTTGGTGCTGCAGAagcctcagaatgtcttctcctcacagtgatgtcctatgacagatatgtggccatctgtaatcctctcCGCTATACTTCTATAATGACAAGTAAATTTTCCATGAAACTGATCGTCATCTGTTGGTCAGTTGGATTTTTTATTACATTGGTTGATGTCACAACAACGTCCATGTTGACATTCTGTGAACCAAATATCATTGATCATTTCTTCTGTGACATTCTGTACTTACTAGAGATTGCATGTTCAGACACCTCCATTATACGACTAGAGGTGAGTGTACTAAGCACCCCCATAGTGGTTATACCAACCATAATAATCATAGTATCCTACACTTATATCATTGTTACCatcttaaggatcccatccagtactggtagacagaaagccttctccacctgtagctcccacctcattgtggtctccatattttaTGGGACATTGTTCAGTGTTTATATTGTACCAACAAGAAGACAAACAATGACCATCagtaagatcctctccctgctatatactgtattaactCCTTTagtcaaccccattatatacagtctgaggaatgaAGTTGTTTGGAAAGCCGTACAGGGAACAATTCTTAGACATATAATTCATTGTAATCATCCATGA
- the LOC142204332 gene encoding olfactory receptor 10A7-like: MIIIHLWDHRRTEGKPRKQNKEMNTEAKQLSDENNRTAVTEFFLLGFQGSQDLRISLFCLFLVAYCGAICGNLLIITLVSTSKILQTPMYFFISQLSTCDVLLHTIIVPNLLHILLNNGAAITLNECFTQFYFFCSLEAFECLVLAVMSYDRFVAICNPLRYTSIMTSRHCVILIIICWLMGFPISLAYTIIKKLNFCGHNIIDHVFCDLIPLLELACSDTFFVYLELYLIGIPIVIIPTTVIVSSYTYIVRAVLRIPSSTGRQKVFSTCSSHLIVVSIFYWTIFSVYLAPSKRQTLTMSKILSLLYTVFTPLVNPIIYSLRNKDIKKAIQETFLKCVFPRCG, from the coding sequence GAGAACAATAGGACGGCGGTCACTGAGTTTTTCCTCTTAGGATTTCAAGGTAGCCAAGACTTAAGAATTTCCCTGTTTTGTCTTTTCCTGGTGGCTTATTGTGGGgcaatatgtgggaacctcctgatcatcaccctggtgtccaccagtaagatcctccagactccaatgtacttcttcatctcacaactctccaccTGTGATGTTTTGTTACACACAATTATTGTCCCAAATTTGCTCCACATCCTACTGAATAATGGGGCGGCCATTACTCTTAATGAATGTTTCACTCAGTTTTACTTCTTTTGTTCCTTGGAAGCCTTTGAGTGTCTTGTCCTCgctgtgatgtcctatgacagatttgtggccatctgtaatcccctcCGTTATACTTCTATAATGACAAGTAGACATTGTGTAATATTGATCATAATCTGTTGGTTGATGGGATTTCCCATTAGTTTGGCTTACACTATAATTAAAAAGCTTAACTTTTGTGGCCACAATATTATTGACCATGTTTTCTGTGACCTCATTCCATTACTTGAGCTCGCCTGTTCTGACACCTTCTTTGTTTATTTGGAGCTGTACTTAATAGGTATTCCAATAGTCATCATTCCAACCACCGTCATTGTCTCTTCTTATACTTATATAGTTCGGGCAGTCTTAAGGAttccatccagtactggtagacagaaagtcttctccacctgtagctcccacctcattgtggtctccatattctactggaCGATATTCAGTGTTTATCTTGCCCCAAGTAAAAGACAAACTCTCACCATGagtaagatcctctccctgctatatactgtgtttactccactggtcaaccccattatatacagtctgaggaataaagacATTAAGAAAGCCATACAAGAAACATTTCTGAAATGTGTATTTCCGAGGTGTGGTTGA